One segment of Bradyrhizobium sp. CB2312 DNA contains the following:
- a CDS encoding ABC transporter substrate-binding protein, which translates to MRTRITRRSALTIVAGAGVSMTAGRAWADAPSGRVIYPVAIPVYQSQFVADRAGFFKEAGLDCKLIQGGSGVKTREIIASSQGDIGIGDITHPMQLSNHGRSARVLMPVDTRSNAAIFIIRKDLFDQGITTLDALTKWKRPDGRKPIVSVSSLGGTNHVWASYYMETMGLDDKVTWIGTGNVDTMMGTLKTKQVDVLINSPSILKDSVEQGWGALLFDGTDEAVWAKYIGGKVPVTSHFTLQSSIDKDPQKMQAFVTALWRATQWIKGHSPEEIYDAIEPYVGSTSRDANIFDIGVMKKITDYDCIIDEASFARGQKVWFREMTGIKPLAMGDVVNTSFIEAARKAYPA; encoded by the coding sequence ATGAGAACCAGGATCACCAGACGGTCCGCGCTGACGATTGTCGCCGGCGCAGGTGTCTCCATGACGGCAGGGCGGGCCTGGGCAGATGCGCCGTCGGGCCGCGTGATCTATCCGGTGGCCATTCCCGTCTATCAGTCCCAGTTCGTCGCCGACCGGGCCGGGTTCTTCAAGGAGGCTGGTCTCGACTGCAAGCTGATCCAGGGCGGCAGCGGCGTGAAGACACGCGAGATCATCGCTTCGTCGCAAGGCGATATCGGCATCGGCGACATCACCCACCCGATGCAGCTCAGCAATCACGGCCGCAGCGCGCGGGTCCTGATGCCGGTCGATACCCGAAGTAACGCCGCGATCTTCATCATCCGCAAGGATCTGTTCGATCAGGGGATCACCACACTCGACGCGCTGACGAAGTGGAAGCGGCCCGACGGAAGAAAGCCGATCGTCTCGGTGTCGTCGCTGGGCGGCACCAACCACGTCTGGGCCTCCTACTACATGGAAACCATGGGGCTGGACGACAAGGTGACCTGGATCGGCACCGGCAATGTCGACACCATGATGGGCACGTTGAAAACGAAACAGGTCGACGTTCTCATCAACTCGCCGTCGATCCTGAAGGATTCGGTCGAGCAGGGCTGGGGCGCATTGTTGTTCGACGGAACGGACGAGGCGGTCTGGGCCAAATATATCGGCGGCAAGGTTCCGGTGACGTCGCATTTCACGCTGCAGTCGAGCATCGACAAGGACCCCCAGAAGATGCAGGCGTTCGTCACCGCGCTGTGGCGCGCCACCCAGTGGATCAAGGGGCACTCGCCCGAAGAGATCTACGACGCGATCGAGCCCTATGTCGGGAGCACGTCGCGCGACGCCAACATCTTCGACATCGGCGTCATGAAGAAGATCACCGACTACGATTGCATCATCGACGAGGCCAGCTTCGCACGCGGTCAGAAGGTCTGGTTCCGCGAGATGACCGGCATCAAGCCGCTCGCAATGGGTGACGTCGTCAACACCAGCTTCATTGAAGCCGCACGCAAGGCCTATCCGGCTTGA
- a CDS encoding ABC transporter ATP-binding protein codes for MRRIDVRGLCKTFQLAGTAIEAVRDVSFNVRRGEFVALLGPSGSGKSTVLNMIATLLKPTSGQILIDGTPVIHGRATPNVGYVFQRDTLFPWRTVADNIGYGLELAGVPAAERKDRVNTCLMQAGLEGFGNAYPSALSGGMRQRAALMRTLVVEPQVLLMDEPFGALDTHTKIDMHDVLLRIWEREQQTVLFVTHDLGEALTLADRIILFSARPGRIKESFEVDFARPRNAVKIRETPRYAELFQLIWHSLGEEFMKGRKP; via the coding sequence ATGCGGCGCATCGACGTGCGCGGATTGTGCAAGACCTTCCAGCTCGCGGGTACGGCCATCGAGGCGGTGCGCGACGTCTCCTTCAACGTCCGCCGCGGCGAATTCGTCGCTCTTCTGGGACCGTCCGGCTCGGGCAAGAGCACCGTCCTCAACATGATCGCGACGCTGCTCAAGCCGACCAGCGGTCAGATCCTGATCGACGGAACGCCCGTCATTCACGGACGGGCGACGCCGAACGTCGGCTATGTGTTCCAGCGCGATACCCTGTTTCCCTGGCGTACCGTCGCCGACAATATCGGCTACGGCCTCGAGCTCGCGGGTGTCCCGGCGGCGGAGCGAAAGGATCGTGTCAATACGTGCCTGATGCAGGCCGGGCTCGAGGGCTTTGGTAACGCCTATCCTTCCGCATTGTCGGGCGGCATGCGCCAGCGCGCAGCCTTGATGCGAACGCTGGTGGTCGAGCCGCAGGTTCTGCTGATGGACGAGCCGTTCGGCGCGCTCGACACCCACACCAAGATCGACATGCACGACGTGCTACTTCGCATCTGGGAACGCGAGCAGCAGACCGTGCTGTTCGTGACCCACGATCTCGGCGAAGCGCTGACGCTGGCGGACCGTATCATCCTGTTTTCCGCCCGGCCCGGCCGGATCAAGGAGAGTTTCGAGGTGGATTTTGCCCGCCCGCGCAACGCCGTGAAAATCCGGGAGACGCCGCGTTACGCCGAGCTGTTCCAGCTGATCTGGCACTCGCTCGGCGAAGAATTCATGAAGGGCCGCAAGCCATGA
- a CDS encoding LysR family transcriptional regulator, whose protein sequence is MNVTLRQLRAFTGVYRTRSITRAARELGITQSAASLLVQQLEGQLGVKLFDRSTRSVQPTLAADEAFHAAERMLSDAQGLSRRMRDLAQARAGRVVFLASAGAASALLPRVLAKFRAAHPDIEIDMRDVAADDLVPRLTATDAEFAIGSVEGEFADMTIETLTSGRLSAIGRRSADFAARRSLTWDELAQMPTIAMRRETRIRMQIDQALGAQGKHLNPTYEVTLINTALAMTAQGLGLAILPATMLPADQFPTLIARPLVRPAITRPVSLLQRQGRTLSPAAQAFVATARTMLAGP, encoded by the coding sequence ATGAATGTCACCTTGCGGCAGCTGCGGGCCTTCACCGGCGTGTACCGCACACGCAGCATCACGCGGGCCGCGCGCGAGCTCGGGATCACGCAATCGGCGGCGAGCCTTCTGGTCCAGCAGCTCGAGGGTCAGCTCGGCGTCAAGCTGTTCGACCGCTCAACGCGCTCGGTGCAACCGACGCTGGCCGCCGACGAGGCGTTTCACGCCGCCGAACGCATGCTGAGCGATGCGCAGGGCCTGTCGCGGCGCATGCGCGACCTCGCGCAGGCTCGCGCCGGCCGCGTCGTGTTTCTCGCCTCCGCGGGCGCCGCCTCCGCGCTGCTGCCGCGGGTGCTGGCGAAATTCCGAGCCGCCCATCCCGACATCGAGATCGACATGCGGGATGTCGCCGCCGACGATCTCGTTCCGCGTCTGACCGCGACCGATGCGGAGTTCGCGATCGGCAGCGTCGAGGGCGAATTCGCCGACATGACGATCGAGACGTTGACAAGCGGGCGCCTCAGCGCGATCGGCCGCCGCTCCGCCGACTTTGCCGCGCGGCGTTCCCTCACATGGGATGAGCTTGCGCAGATGCCGACGATCGCGATGCGCCGCGAGACGCGGATCCGCATGCAGATCGATCAGGCGCTCGGCGCGCAGGGCAAGCACCTCAATCCGACCTATGAAGTGACACTGATCAACACCGCGCTCGCCATGACCGCTCAGGGCCTCGGCCTCGCCATCCTTCCCGCGACCATGCTGCCGGCCGACCAGTTTCCGACACTGATCGCAAGGCCGCTGGTGCGCCCGGCCATCACCCGACCGGTGTCGCTGCTCCAGCGGCAGGGCCGGACGCTCTCGCCGGCGGCGCAGGCGTTTGTCGCGACGGCGCGGACAATGCTGGCGGGGCCGTGA
- a CDS encoding putative zinc-binding metallopeptidase has protein sequence MREFKCPHCGQLSAFEDSECNGCKQRLMFDPENMAMVGAESALECVNRNIIGCNWCAVASAPYCLSCSLTQVIPTTQNSHNVFLWTRVEEAKRRLIYDLRRLRLPIASAGGFQLAFEILSDEHGPVLTGHESGLITVNLAEADDVQREIRRVSFREPYRTLLGHFRHEIGHFYWNALIHEGGFLSPFRLVFGDETENYQAALAAYYARQGRSGDPTSHISMYATSHPWEDWAETFAHFLHIVSTLDSLAGLPLSLDARAQHTLNDPYLESDFGALLELWAPLALTINRLNRSLGLADAYPFDISPAVKGKLHLVHMSISAFRNRKESRETR, from the coding sequence ATGAGAGAGTTCAAATGTCCTCATTGTGGGCAGCTTTCAGCTTTCGAGGACTCCGAATGCAATGGGTGTAAGCAGCGCTTGATGTTCGATCCTGAGAACATGGCAATGGTTGGCGCGGAAAGCGCCCTGGAATGCGTCAACCGAAACATCATCGGTTGCAATTGGTGCGCTGTTGCCTCGGCTCCCTACTGCCTGTCCTGCTCCCTGACCCAGGTCATTCCTACCACGCAAAATTCCCATAACGTGTTCCTGTGGACGCGCGTGGAGGAAGCCAAGCGCAGATTGATCTACGACCTGCGAAGGCTCCGCCTACCCATCGCATCCGCGGGTGGATTTCAGCTGGCATTCGAGATTCTGTCCGACGAGCATGGACCGGTCCTGACCGGGCACGAATCCGGCCTGATAACAGTTAACCTTGCGGAGGCCGACGATGTGCAGCGCGAGATCAGGCGCGTTTCATTTCGCGAACCCTATCGCACCCTTCTTGGTCATTTTCGACACGAAATAGGCCACTTCTACTGGAATGCGCTGATACACGAAGGAGGCTTCCTATCGCCTTTTCGGCTGGTGTTCGGCGACGAGACCGAGAATTACCAGGCTGCGCTTGCCGCCTACTACGCCCGTCAAGGTCGGTCCGGCGATCCGACAAGTCACATCAGTATGTATGCGACATCTCATCCTTGGGAAGACTGGGCAGAAACCTTCGCCCACTTCTTACATATCGTTTCGACCCTGGATTCGCTGGCAGGACTTCCGCTGTCCTTGGACGCGCGCGCTCAGCACACGCTAAACGACCCCTATCTCGAAAGCGATTTTGGCGCACTTTTGGAGCTGTGGGCCCCGCTCGCACTTACGATCAACCGCCTCAACCGCTCGCTAGGTCTTGCCGACGCGTACCCATTCGACATTTCGCCCGCAGTTAAAGGCAAACTACACCTGGTCCATATGTCGATTTCGGCTTTTAGAAATCGGAAAGAATCAAGGGAAACGCGGTAG
- a CDS encoding HAMP domain-containing sensor histidine kinase, which yields MNPRPRVAVGCLECANLVVAPQREHETSELREQFIAVLGHDLRNPLASISAGVRILDRTVQTEKERQVIAMMQTTVMRMAGLIDDVLDLARGRLGGGIRLNLDFGKPLEPVLMGVVDELRLASPGRIIQAEFNIERPVNCDGQRLGQMLSNLVGNALTHGSSSKPVIVHAETRERVFELWVSNAGQPIAQAAMDKLFEPFFRGNAHASRQGLGLGLYIASQIAKAHGGELTVSSTSEETKFTFTMPLSAEA from the coding sequence ATGAATCCACGGCCGCGCGTCGCGGTCGGATGCCTGGAATGCGCGAATCTCGTGGTCGCGCCGCAGCGAGAGCACGAAACGTCAGAGCTCCGAGAGCAGTTCATCGCGGTTCTCGGCCATGACCTGCGTAATCCCCTCGCTTCGATCAGTGCCGGGGTACGTATCCTCGACAGGACAGTCCAAACCGAGAAAGAGCGGCAGGTTATCGCCATGATGCAGACCACTGTCATGCGAATGGCAGGACTGATCGATGACGTGCTTGATTTGGCTCGTGGACGGCTTGGCGGTGGAATTCGGTTGAACCTCGATTTCGGAAAGCCGCTGGAGCCGGTGCTCATGGGCGTCGTGGACGAACTAAGACTGGCCTCGCCAGGTCGGATCATTCAGGCCGAATTCAATATCGAGCGGCCCGTGAACTGTGATGGCCAACGGCTTGGACAGATGCTGTCCAACCTCGTCGGGAACGCCCTCACGCACGGATCTTCGAGCAAGCCCGTGATTGTTCACGCAGAAACAAGGGAGCGCGTATTCGAGCTCTGGGTCTCCAACGCCGGCCAGCCGATCGCACAAGCCGCGATGGACAAGCTGTTCGAGCCCTTTTTCCGCGGGAATGCTCATGCCAGCCGCCAGGGGCTCGGACTGGGGCTCTACATCGCTTCGCAGATTGCAAAAGCTCACGGCGGCGAATTGACCGTCAGCTCGACGAGTGAAGAAACCAAGTTCACGTTCACTATGCCGCTTTCGGCGGAGGCGTGA
- a CDS encoding cold-shock protein, protein MNTGTVKWFNTQKGFGFIQPTNGSNDVFVHISAVERAGMGTLSEGQTLSYDVVADRRTGKSAAENLRAA, encoded by the coding sequence ATGAACACGGGTACAGTGAAGTGGTTTAACACCCAAAAGGGCTTTGGCTTTATCCAGCCAACGAACGGCAGCAACGACGTCTTCGTTCACATCAGCGCTGTCGAACGCGCCGGTATGGGAACTCTGAGCGAAGGTCAGACGCTGTCTTATGACGTCGTGGCAGACCGTCGGACCGGTAAGTCCGCTGCCGAGAATCTTCGTGCTGCTTAA
- a CDS encoding ABC transporter permease has protein sequence MRRARSHGRTLAWQILICVCLLSIWQWGYALHGRFPWLVPDLLDPYFVSRPSDIFEHFLILSCLKSKLGVFNGWFNGEFARCMARSENNLWIATAVTLKNTFFGFVTGVGSGFAAGLVLGRSDRLSAIFQPFITAVNSIPRIALAPIIVLAFGIGDTSKVVTSWIVVVFLVFFNTFEGARSIDEGFVNAARLLGASEWQITRTVVIPSTMAWVFASLTPAISFALIGVIVGEFIGAERGIGRLIIESEARAEASGMMVAVIVLMLVGVALSALIWRLQAYLLRWQQHNLAE, from the coding sequence ATGAGGCGAGCGCGCAGTCACGGCAGAACATTGGCGTGGCAGATATTGATCTGCGTCTGCCTGCTGTCGATCTGGCAGTGGGGATACGCCCTGCATGGGCGATTTCCATGGCTGGTGCCGGATCTGCTCGATCCGTACTTCGTGTCCAGGCCCTCCGACATCTTCGAGCATTTCTTGATCCTGAGCTGCCTCAAGTCCAAGCTCGGCGTCTTCAACGGCTGGTTCAATGGCGAGTTCGCCCGCTGCATGGCACGCTCGGAAAACAATCTCTGGATCGCGACCGCCGTCACGCTGAAGAACACCTTCTTCGGCTTCGTGACCGGTGTCGGCAGTGGCTTTGCCGCAGGCCTCGTGCTGGGCCGTTCGGACCGGCTGAGCGCGATTTTTCAGCCGTTCATCACCGCAGTGAATTCGATTCCCCGCATCGCGCTGGCGCCGATCATCGTGCTGGCCTTCGGCATCGGCGATACCTCGAAGGTCGTGACGTCGTGGATCGTGGTCGTCTTCCTCGTTTTCTTCAACACCTTCGAAGGCGCGCGCTCGATCGACGAGGGTTTTGTCAACGCGGCGCGGTTGCTCGGCGCCAGCGAGTGGCAGATCACCCGCACGGTGGTCATTCCCTCGACCATGGCCTGGGTGTTCGCCTCGCTGACGCCCGCGATCTCCTTCGCCCTGATCGGGGTGATCGTCGGCGAGTTCATCGGCGCGGAACGGGGAATCGGTCGCCTGATCATCGAGTCCGAAGCGCGCGCGGAGGCCTCGGGAATGATGGTCGCCGTCATCGTCCTGATGCTGGTCGGTGTCGCGCTGTCCGCGCTGATCTGGCGGTTGCAGGCCTACCTGCTGCGCTGGCAGCAGCACAATCTCGCCGAATAG
- a CDS encoding DUF3606 domain-containing protein, with protein sequence MNGYKPTYFRNSLDLRDKVQVKILRKRLKLSDERFATVVRKSGTAISAITKEASTLKSIG encoded by the coding sequence ATGAACGGGTACAAGCCGACCTATTTCCGTAATTCGCTGGATTTGAGAGACAAAGTGCAAGTCAAGATTCTTCGCAAGCGACTCAAGCTGTCGGATGAGCGGTTTGCCACCGTCGTTCGCAAGTCTGGCACCGCCATCTCGGCCATCACCAAGGAAGCCTCCACTTTAAAGTCAATAGGCTAA
- the leuB gene encoding 3-isopropylmalate dehydrogenase: MNTLSNMIKVAVVGGEGIGPEVTDQSHRILKWFSARRGIPVALREAQYGLIPYLATGKVLPDDTAEAMEEADAILWGATGGPETTEVPAAARKAGSLLSLRSKYDLYANLRPIVASPALADSAPLKASVLKGVDFIIIRELTSGIYFGEPRGIETLPDGQRRGFNTQQYTTSQIRRVARTAFELARTRKGRVCSVDKANVLETSVLWREEVTALHQAEFADVELTHLYVDNAAMQIVRAPSQFDVMVTCNIFGDILSDCAAMASGSLGMLPSVSLGPPDRLGRRKALYEPVHGSAPDIAGKGIANPLGSILSVAMMLRITLNRPDDAALLEKAVDTALAAGARTADIAEPGARKLSTQEMGDAVLNALDKVAGKEREHA; encoded by the coding sequence ATGAACACGCTCTCGAACATGATCAAGGTCGCCGTGGTCGGCGGCGAAGGCATCGGCCCTGAAGTGACCGACCAGTCGCATCGCATTCTCAAATGGTTTTCGGCCCGGCGCGGCATTCCCGTGGCGCTGCGCGAAGCGCAATATGGTCTCATCCCTTATCTCGCGACCGGCAAGGTGTTGCCGGACGATACCGCCGAGGCGATGGAGGAGGCCGACGCGATCCTCTGGGGCGCGACCGGTGGCCCGGAGACCACTGAGGTTCCTGCCGCAGCGCGCAAGGCGGGAAGCCTGCTGTCGCTGCGCAGCAAATACGACCTCTATGCCAATCTCCGGCCCATCGTTGCCAGTCCGGCGTTGGCGGATTCGGCGCCGCTCAAGGCCTCCGTGCTGAAGGGTGTCGACTTCATCATCATTCGCGAGCTCACCAGCGGCATCTATTTCGGCGAGCCGCGCGGCATCGAAACGTTGCCCGACGGCCAGCGCCGTGGCTTCAACACCCAGCAATACACCACCAGCCAGATCCGCCGGGTGGCGCGAACCGCGTTCGAGCTGGCGCGGACGCGCAAGGGCCGGGTCTGCTCCGTCGACAAGGCCAATGTGCTCGAGACCAGCGTGTTGTGGCGCGAGGAGGTGACGGCGCTGCATCAGGCGGAATTTGCCGATGTGGAGCTGACGCATCTCTATGTCGACAACGCCGCGATGCAGATCGTTCGGGCGCCGTCGCAGTTCGACGTCATGGTGACCTGCAACATCTTCGGCGACATTCTCTCCGATTGCGCCGCGATGGCGTCGGGCTCGCTCGGCATGCTGCCGTCGGTCTCGCTCGGGCCGCCGGACCGGCTCGGACGCCGCAAGGCGCTCTATGAGCCGGTCCACGGCAGCGCGCCTGACATTGCGGGCAAGGGCATCGCCAATCCGCTCGGCTCGATTCTCAGCGTCGCAATGATGTTGCGCATCACCCTCAATCGGCCTGATGATGCCGCGCTGCTGGAGAAGGCCGTGGATACGGCCCTCGCCGCCGGCGCAAGAACGGCCGATATCGCCGAACCCGGCGCAAGAAAACTTTCGACCCAGGAGATGGGCGATGCGGTGCTGAACGCGCTCGACAAGGTGGCCGGCAAGGAGAGGGAGCACGCGTGA
- a CDS encoding DUF1269 domain-containing protein: MSDLIVIAFPTEAKAEEVRQKLFAMQKEYLIELGDAVIAVKDAKGNVKLNQLINTTAAGAVSGAFWGSLIGLIFLMPLVGAALGAASGTLGGYLTDVGINDKFMKDTAAAIQPGTAALFVLVRKVTADKVLEGLKGEGGTVLKTSLDHTKEAALQAALAGVQAAAPSPPA, encoded by the coding sequence ATGAGTGATCTAATCGTGATCGCCTTCCCGACGGAAGCGAAAGCGGAAGAGGTTCGCCAAAAACTGTTCGCAATGCAGAAGGAGTATTTAATTGAACTGGGCGATGCGGTAATCGCCGTCAAAGACGCCAAGGGAAACGTCAAACTCAATCAATTGATCAATACCACCGCTGCCGGTGCGGTTAGCGGAGCCTTTTGGGGCTCGCTGATAGGACTGATCTTCTTGATGCCGCTGGTCGGCGCGGCGCTCGGTGCCGCCTCTGGCACGCTCGGCGGATATTTGACGGATGTCGGCATCAACGACAAATTCATGAAGGATACCGCTGCCGCGATCCAGCCCGGCACCGCAGCGCTGTTCGTCTTGGTTCGCAAGGTCACCGCCGACAAAGTTCTTGAAGGGCTTAAGGGCGAAGGCGGCACCGTCCTGAAAACGTCCCTCGACCATACAAAGGAAGCGGCATTGCAAGCTGCACTTGCTGGCGTCCAAGCTGCTGCTCCGTCTCCGCCTGCTTAG
- a CDS encoding B12-binding domain-containing protein has translation MYHSLYEAGRRNDLLAVQHLIKEAIAANFRPVDILVGILAPLLYKIGEQWRSGTITVADEHAFTAFSERVIELIEGTMPRRKRRRRARAPQYFLMNAPGNTHKLAVRMLALWLESRNICTPTLVDHLGLHQLAQHIIQAAPRALLISMALPEQLNSVAAICALVGQLPAGARPKVLVGGYAIKSGLVRLVPGADLVTDISLLGTS, from the coding sequence GTGTACCATTCGCTCTACGAGGCAGGACGAAGGAATGATCTCCTAGCGGTTCAGCATCTTATCAAGGAAGCAATCGCCGCCAACTTCAGGCCCGTTGATATCCTCGTCGGAATTCTAGCCCCGCTGCTCTACAAGATCGGCGAACAGTGGCGTTCCGGCACCATCACCGTTGCTGACGAACACGCGTTCACTGCCTTTAGCGAGCGCGTGATCGAACTGATCGAAGGCACCATGCCACGACGCAAAAGAAGGCGTCGAGCAAGGGCGCCCCAGTATTTTCTCATGAATGCTCCGGGCAATACTCATAAGCTGGCCGTCCGCATGCTCGCCCTTTGGTTGGAAAGTCGCAACATCTGTACACCAACCCTTGTCGACCATCTCGGTTTGCATCAACTTGCGCAGCACATCATCCAAGCTGCACCCAGAGCATTGTTGATTTCGATGGCTTTGCCTGAACAACTCAACAGTGTGGCGGCCATCTGCGCCCTTGTCGGACAGTTGCCAGCTGGCGCTCGTCCAAAGGTCCTAGTGGGCGGATATGCGATCAAGTCAGGCCTGGTCAGGTTGGTGCCCGGCGCTGATCTCGTTACCGACATCAGCTTGCTTGGCACTTCCTGA
- a CDS encoding sensor histidine kinase, translated as MAALRNRFSFAAWLAGLFFCVAAVLLSSAPSFGEGHKRIIILHSFGREFRPWNEYAKAIRAELDRQSPWVLDVQEHSLVSARSNDPKAELAFVEYLGALYNKNPPDLIVVIGAPAAVFIQRYRDQLFPNIPMLITAVEQRRVQFSNLTENDAVVAVKHDFRFLFESFLRIAPETRIVGMVNGNTPNELFWQNEMRKELAPLEHRIEIRWYNTLSFEEILKQIADLPPHSAIFWFQMIVDGAGVAHEGDQAITRLYASANAPIFTTDQAFFGREIIGGPMHSPLELARRAGAVAMRILGGEKAGSIIDEPSTFAKPRYDWRELQRWGISAIRLPPGSEIYFREPGMWDRYRSQILLVAAIILVQAGLISGLLFQRSGRLRAEVQARQRSAELAHINRVAMAGELTATIAHELNQPLGAILTNVETAQLMVKSPAPDLREIDEILADIRRDDVRASEVIGRLRAMLKRTPLEFKDVDLNDVADEALQFLSALAGARKVDLASSVAPTLLPVKGDAIQLQQVIVNLIVNAMEAMANIPPGKRRIKVSTARDGNAAHLSVTDVGPGIPTDKLHKVFEPFFTTKSEGMGMGLSIARTIVEAHNGHLSAQSDAGRGATFRITLPLAKQPSDPTHTAS; from the coding sequence TTGGCGGCACTGAGAAACAGGTTTTCATTTGCTGCTTGGTTGGCCGGGCTTTTCTTCTGCGTTGCGGCTGTACTCCTCTCGTCCGCTCCGTCGTTCGGTGAGGGGCACAAGCGTATCATAATCCTTCATTCGTTCGGGCGCGAGTTTAGGCCTTGGAACGAATATGCGAAGGCCATTCGCGCAGAGCTGGATCGGCAGTCGCCTTGGGTCCTTGATGTCCAAGAGCATTCATTGGTATCTGCTCGCTCTAACGACCCAAAGGCTGAACTCGCGTTTGTTGAATATCTTGGTGCATTGTACAACAAAAACCCGCCCGATCTGATCGTGGTGATAGGTGCGCCAGCCGCTGTATTCATACAGCGCTATCGAGACCAATTATTCCCCAACATTCCGATGTTGATCACTGCGGTTGAACAGCGCCGCGTTCAATTTTCGAACCTGACGGAAAACGATGCAGTCGTCGCGGTGAAGCACGACTTTCGGTTCCTTTTTGAAAGCTTCCTACGCATCGCGCCAGAGACGCGAATTGTTGGAATGGTGAACGGCAACACGCCCAATGAGCTCTTTTGGCAAAACGAGATGCGTAAAGAATTGGCACCTCTGGAGCATCGCATCGAAATCAGGTGGTACAACACACTTTCGTTTGAGGAGATATTGAAGCAGATCGCGGACTTGCCGCCGCACTCCGCAATCTTCTGGTTTCAGATGATCGTGGATGGAGCTGGCGTAGCGCACGAAGGGGATCAAGCGATCACGCGATTATATGCCTCTGCTAACGCACCAATCTTCACCACTGATCAGGCCTTCTTTGGGCGCGAAATTATCGGCGGCCCGATGCATTCACCACTTGAATTGGCTAGACGAGCGGGTGCTGTGGCCATGCGTATTCTTGGAGGTGAGAAAGCGGGCAGTATAATTGACGAACCAAGCACCTTCGCAAAACCGAGATATGATTGGCGGGAACTTCAGCGCTGGGGCATCAGCGCAATTCGTCTGCCGCCAGGAAGCGAGATTTACTTTCGTGAACCCGGGATGTGGGACCGATATCGTTCCCAAATCTTACTCGTTGCGGCGATTATCCTCGTACAGGCCGGGTTGATCTCCGGCCTGCTGTTTCAACGCAGCGGACGTCTTCGTGCCGAAGTTCAGGCACGACAACGCTCGGCGGAGTTGGCTCACATCAACCGCGTTGCCATGGCCGGTGAACTCACGGCGACGATTGCGCACGAACTCAACCAGCCGCTCGGCGCTATTTTGACCAACGTCGAGACGGCACAACTAATGGTCAAGTCCCCGGCGCCCGATCTGCGGGAAATCGATGAAATTCTCGCCGACATTCGCCGTGACGACGTGCGCGCGAGTGAGGTTATCGGTCGATTGCGCGCCATGCTGAAAAGAACCCCACTTGAATTCAAAGATGTTGATCTCAACGATGTTGCCGACGAAGCCTTGCAGTTTCTCTCCGCTTTGGCGGGTGCGCGGAAAGTCGACCTGGCGAGTTCCGTTGCGCCGACGCTACTTCCCGTTAAAGGCGACGCTATTCAGCTTCAGCAGGTTATAGTCAACCTAATCGTCAATGCCATGGAAGCGATGGCGAACATTCCGCCCGGTAAACGAAGGATAAAGGTCTCGACCGCACGTGATGGCAATGCTGCCCACCTTTCGGTAACGGATGTCGGTCCTGGCATTCCCACCGACAAACTCCACAAAGTGTTCGAGCCGTTTTTTACGACAAAGAGTGAAGGCATGGGAATGGGCTTGTCGATAGCGCGGACCATTGTCGAGGCTCACAATGGACATCTTTCGGCACAGAGCGATGCTGGCCGCGGCGCAACATTCCGCATCACATTGCCGCTTGCAAAGCAGCCAAGTGACCCAACGCATACAGCGAGTTAG